The Oreochromis niloticus isolate F11D_XX linkage group LG15, O_niloticus_UMD_NMBU, whole genome shotgun sequence genome includes a region encoding these proteins:
- the pum2 gene encoding pumilio homolog 2 isoform X8, with protein sequence MSIPCSILGMNDVAWQETRGGMLHANGAPESGGVRVHGGGPLATVGGAGQAPGGPHIQGMDRVPNPTPGTPQPPLSGRSQDDATVGYFFQRQPGEQLVSCTPSKHRWPTGDANHVDQVRAVDEMNYDFQALALESRGMGELLPAKKLWDSDELAKDGRKGMLLGEEWRDNAWGSSHHSVSQPIMVQRRPGQGFHGNGDANSVLSPRSEGGGLGVSMVEYVLSSSPGDKMDGRYRNGGYGAGDADQDGREKSDAQEKVSPFEEDKSPEMKVGEESDPTKANGRGLLNGMDRDCKDFNPTPGSRQASPTEAVERMGPSQTGLEMMGQHHHPHVLQQQNPSQNKVQAEDFQNQEAQNMGGMEQQAGVESLQFDYAGNQIQVDSSGTPVGLFDYNSQQQLFQRSNPLTVQQLTAAQQQQYALAAAQQQHLAGLAPAFVPNPYIINAAPPGADPYTAAGLAAAATLAGPTVVPPQYYGVPWGVYPANLFQQQPASTANHSANQQASSQGPGPGQPQVMRTGTNQRPLTPGQGQQSQQESLAAAAAANPALAYTGMPGYQVLAPAAYYDQTGALVMGPGARTGLGGPVRLVQTPLLINHAAAQAAAAVSASGSGNNMSGPPANGLYRSMPQAQPQPQQQQAPPPSSGLPSSSFYGSGSVPNTSQSSSLFSHTSAAPPPPSSSLGFSSTGGSLGVGLGSALGGFGSSVSSSTSSSVSRRDSLLASSDLYKRGGSSLTPIGQPFYNSLGYSSSPSPIGLTPGHSPLTPPPSLPSSHGSSSSLHLGGLTNGSGRYISAAPGAEAKYRSTGSTSSLFNSSSQLFPPSRPRYSRSDVMPSGRSRLLEDFRNNRFPNLQLRDLPGHMVEFSQDQHGSRFIQQKLERATPAERQMVFGEILQAAYQLMTDVFGNYVIQKFFEFGSADQKLALATRIRGHVLPLALQMYGCRVIQKALESISSDQQSDIVRELDGHVLKCVKDQNGNHVVQKCIECVQPQALQFIIDAFQGQVFVLSTHPYGCRVIQRILEHCTQEQTLPILEELHQHSEQLGQDQYGNYVIQHVLEHGRPEDKSKIVAEVRGKVLVLSQHKFASNVVEKCVIHSSRAERALLIDEVCCQKDGPHSALYTMMKDQYANYVVQRMIDMAEPAQRKIIMHKIRPHIATLRKYTYGKHILAKLEKYYMKSGSELGPIGGPTNGLM encoded by the exons ATGAGCATTCCATGCAGCATCCTAGGTATGAATGACGTGGCCTGGCAGGAGACAAGAGGTGGGATGCTGCATGCAAACGGTGCTCCTGAGTCTGGGGGTGTCCGAGTTCATGGCGGAGGGCCCCTAGCCACAGTTGGGGGAGCTGGTCAGGCTCCTGGAGGGCCACATATACAGGGCATGGACAGGGTTCCTAACCCTACCCCAGGTACCCCACAGCCCCCGCTGAGCGGGAGGTCTCAGGATGACGCCACAGTAGGATACTTCTTTCAGAGGCAGCCTGGGGAGCAGCTTGTGAGTTGCACACCTAGCAAGCATCGCTGGCCTACTGGGGATGCCAATCATGTCGATCAG GTCCGTGCAGTGGATGAAATGAACTATGATTTTCAAGCTCTTGCTTTGGAGTCGAGGGGGATGGGAGAG cttTTGCCAGCAAAAAAGCTCTGGGATTCTGATGAGCTGGCCAAAGATGGCAGGAAAGGAATGCTTCTTGGAGAAGAGTGGAGAGACAATGCATGGGGATCATCTC ATCATTCAGTGTCTCAGCCAATCATGGTGCAGCGACGGCCAGGCCAGGGTTTCCATGGGAATGGTGATGCCAATTCTGTGCTTTCACCTCGCTCAGAAGGCGGAGGTCTCGGCGTGAGCATGGTGGAGTACGTCCTGAGTTCGTCCCCTGGTGACAAGATGGATGGCCGCTACAGGAATGGTGGCTAT GGTGCAGGAGATGCTGACCAAGATGGGAGAGAGAAAAGTGATGCGCAAGAGAAGGTGTCGCCTTTTGAAGAGGACAAAAGCCCTGAGATGAAGGTGGGAGAGGAGAGTGATCCTACTAAAGCCAATGGAAGAGGTCTGCTGAACGGCATGGACAGAGACTGTAAAGACTTCAA ccCAACTCCTGGAAGCCGTCAAGCTTCTCCCACTGAGGCTGTGGAGAGGATGGGTCCCAGTCAGACAGGTTTGGAGATGATGGGGCAGCACCACCACCCTCATGTTCTCCAACAGCAGAACCCCTCCCAAAACAAGGTCCAAGCTGAGGATTTCCAGAACCAGGAGGCCCAGAACATGGGCGGTATGGAGCAGCAAGCTGGTGTGGAGTCCTTACAGTTTGACTATGCTGGTAATCAGATTCAGGTGGACTCTTCAGGGACTCCAGTTGGATTGTTTGACTACAACTCTCAGCAGCAG ttGTTCCAGAGGTCTAATCCATTGACTGTTCAACAGCTCACTGCAGCTCAGCAGCAACAATATGCACTGGCTGCAGCCCAGCAGCAGCATCTTG CTGGCCTTGCTCCTGCGTTTGTGCCAAACCCTTACATCATTAATGCTGCCCCACCTGGAGCTGATCCCTACACTGCTGCTGGgttggcagcagcagcaacgctTGCAG GCCCCACAGTTGTTCCACCACAGTACTACGGCGTCCCTTGGGGTGTGTACCCAGCTAATCTTTTCCAGCAGCAGCCTGCATCTACTGCCAATCACTCGGCCAATCAGCAAGCATCCAGTCAAGGGCCAGGGCCAGGGCAACCACAG GTGATGCGCACTGGAACCAACCAGCGACCTCTTACACCTGGGCAAGGCCAGCAGAGCCAGCAGGAATCCctagctgcagcagctgctgcaaaCCCTGCATTGGCATACACAGGAATGCCTG GTTATCAGGTTTTGGCCCCTGCAGCTTACTATGACCAGACTGGAGCTTTGGTAATGGGCCCTGGTGCCCGCACCGGTCTGGGTGGGCCTGTTCGTCTAGTCCAAACCCCACTTCTTATCAACCATGCAGCGGCGCAGGCTg cagcagcagtgtctgCATCTGGCTCCGGTAACAACATGTCTGGTCCTCCAGCCAACGGACTGTACCGCTCCATGCCTCAGGCTCAACCTcagccgcagcagcagcaggctccTCCACCCAGCAGCGGCCTGCCCTCCAGCTCATTCTACGGATCTGGATCAGTCCCTAACACCTCTCAGAGCAGCTCCCTTTTCTCTCACACCTCTGCTGCCCCACCACCCCCAAGCTCTTCCCTGGGCTTCAGCAGCACCGGCGGCTCTCTTGGCGTTGGCCTGGGCTCTGCTCTTGGGGGTTTTGGCTCTTCTG TATCCAGCTCGACCAGTAGCAGTGTATCCCGCAGGGATTCCCTGTTGGCAAGTTCTGACCTATACAAACGAGGTGGCAGCAGTTTAACTCCCATTGGGCAGCCGTTTTATAACAGCCTGGGTTACTCCTCTTCACCTAGCCCCATTGGCCTTACACCAGGTCATTCCCCACTCACTCCTCCGCCATCTTTGCCCTCTTCCCATGGATCCTCTTCCAGCCTTCACCTAG GTGGCCTGACAAATGGCAGTGGTCGTTACATTTCTGCAGCTCCCGGAGCTGAGGCCAAATACCGGAGCACAGGCAGCACGTCCAGTCTGTTCAATTCCAGCAGCCAGTTGTTCCCTCCCTCACGGCCCCGCTACAGCCGCTCTGATGTCATGCCATCTGGACGCAGCCGCCTATTGGAAGACTTCAGGAACAACCGTTTTCCAAACCTCCAGCTCCGTGACTTGCCTGGACACATGGTGGAGTTCTCTCAAGACCAGCACGGATCCAG ATTTATCCAGCAGAAGCTAGAGAGGGCCACTCCTGCTGAGAGACAGATGGTGTTTGGAGAGATTTTGCAAGCAGCATACCAACTGATGACTGATGTATTTGGGAATTATGTCATCCAAAAGTTCTTTGAG TTTGGAAGTGCAGACCAGAAACTTGCTTTAGCGACCCGTATCCGCGGACACGTCCTTCCCCTGGCGTTGCAGATGTATGGGTGCAGGGTCATTCAGAAAGCCCTGGAGTCCATTTCCTCAGACCAGCAG AGCGACATTGTCCGTGAGCTTGATGGCCATGTGCTGAAGTGTGTGAAAGACCAGAATGGGAACCATGTGGTACAGAAGTGCATTGAATGTGTCCAGCCTCAGGCCCTTCAGTTCATCATTGATGCCTTCCAGGGACAG gTTTTTGTACTTTCCACACACCCCTATGGCTGCAGAGTTATCCAAAGGATCTTGGAGCACTGCACCCAGGAGCAAACTCTGCCCATCCTGGAAGAGCTTCATCAGCACTCTGAACAGCTGGGCCAG GATCAGTACGGTAACTACGTCATTCAGCATGTTTTGGAGCATGGCAGACCAGAAGATAAGAGCAAGATAGTGGCAGAGGTGCGCGGGAAGGTTCTTGTCCTGAGCCAGCATAAATTTGCAAG taatGTGGTGGAGAAGTGTGTGATCCACTCCTCGCGTGCAGAGAGAGCTCTGCTGATAGATGAAGTGTGCTGCCAGAAGGACGGGCCCCACAGCGCCTTGTACACCATGATGAAAGACCAGTACGCCAACTATGTTGTCCAAAGAATGATCGACATGGCAGAACCTGCTCAGCGTAAAATCATCATGCACAAG ATCCGGCCTCACATTGCCACTTTGCGTAAGTACACCTACGGGAAGCACATTCTAGCCAAGCTAGAGAAGTACTACATGAAGAGTGGATCTGAACTGGGTCCAATCGGCGGTCCCACGAATGGTCTGATGTAG
- the pum2 gene encoding pumilio homolog 2 isoform X1 produces MSIPCSILGMNDVAWQETRGGMLHANGAPESGGVRVHGGGPLATVGGAGQAPGGPHIQGMDRVPNPTPGTPQPPLSGRSQDDATVGYFFQRQPGEQLVSCTPSKHRWPTGDANHVDQTAALGAFSDQSSVVRAVDEMNYDFQALALESRGMGELLPAKKLWDSDELAKDGRKGMLLGEEWRDNAWGSSHHSVSQPIMVQRRPGQGFHGNGDANSVLSPRSEGGGLGVSMVEYVLSSSPGDKMDGRYRNGGYGAGDADQDGREKSDAQEKVSPFEEDKSPEMKVGEESDPTKANGRGLLNGMDRDCKDFNPTPGSRQASPTEAVERMGPSQTGLEMMGQHHHPHVLQQQNPSQNKVQAEDFQNQEAQNMGGMEQQAGVESLQFDYAGNQIQVDSSGTPVGLFDYNSQQQLFQRSNPLTVQQLTAAQQQQYALAAAQQQHLAGLAPAFVPNPYIINAAPPGADPYTAAGLAAAATLAGPTVVPPQYYGVPWGVYPANLFQQQPASTANHSANQQASSQGPGPGQPQVMRTGTNQRPLTPGQGQQSQQESLAAAAAANPALAYTGMPGYQVLAPAAYYDQTGALVMGPGARTGLGGPVRLVQTPLLINHAAAQAAAAVSASGSGNNMSGPPANGLYRSMPQAQPQPQQQQAPPPSSGLPSSSFYGSGSVPNTSQSSSLFSHTSAAPPPPSSSLGFSSTGGSLGVGLGSALGGFGSSVSSSTSSSVSRRDSLLASSDLYKRGGSSLTPIGQPFYNSLGYSSSPSPIGLTPGHSPLTPPPSLPSSHGSSSSLHLGGLTNGSGRYISAAPGAEAKYRSTGSTSSLFNSSSQLFPPSRPRYSRSDVMPSGRSRLLEDFRNNRFPNLQLRDLPGHMVEFSQDQHGSRFIQQKLERATPAERQMVFGEILQAAYQLMTDVFGNYVIQKFFEFGSADQKLALATRIRGHVLPLALQMYGCRVIQKALESISSDQQVISDIVRELDGHVLKCVKDQNGNHVVQKCIECVQPQALQFIIDAFQGQVFVLSTHPYGCRVIQRILEHCTQEQTLPILEELHQHSEQLGQKYQGVSLEMTPKTYYTVSRDALFKDQYGNYVIQHVLEHGRPEDKSKIVAEVRGKVLVLSQHKFASNVVEKCVIHSSRAERALLIDEVCCQKDGPHSALYTMMKDQYANYVVQRMIDMAEPAQRKIIMHKIRPHIATLRKYTYGKHILAKLEKYYMKSGSELGPIGGPTNGLM; encoded by the exons ATGAGCATTCCATGCAGCATCCTAGGTATGAATGACGTGGCCTGGCAGGAGACAAGAGGTGGGATGCTGCATGCAAACGGTGCTCCTGAGTCTGGGGGTGTCCGAGTTCATGGCGGAGGGCCCCTAGCCACAGTTGGGGGAGCTGGTCAGGCTCCTGGAGGGCCACATATACAGGGCATGGACAGGGTTCCTAACCCTACCCCAGGTACCCCACAGCCCCCGCTGAGCGGGAGGTCTCAGGATGACGCCACAGTAGGATACTTCTTTCAGAGGCAGCCTGGGGAGCAGCTTGTGAGTTGCACACCTAGCAAGCATCGCTGGCCTACTGGGGATGCCAATCATGTCGATCAG ACTGCTGCACTCGGGGCTTTCAGTGATCAAAGCAGCGTA GTCCGTGCAGTGGATGAAATGAACTATGATTTTCAAGCTCTTGCTTTGGAGTCGAGGGGGATGGGAGAG cttTTGCCAGCAAAAAAGCTCTGGGATTCTGATGAGCTGGCCAAAGATGGCAGGAAAGGAATGCTTCTTGGAGAAGAGTGGAGAGACAATGCATGGGGATCATCTC ATCATTCAGTGTCTCAGCCAATCATGGTGCAGCGACGGCCAGGCCAGGGTTTCCATGGGAATGGTGATGCCAATTCTGTGCTTTCACCTCGCTCAGAAGGCGGAGGTCTCGGCGTGAGCATGGTGGAGTACGTCCTGAGTTCGTCCCCTGGTGACAAGATGGATGGCCGCTACAGGAATGGTGGCTAT GGTGCAGGAGATGCTGACCAAGATGGGAGAGAGAAAAGTGATGCGCAAGAGAAGGTGTCGCCTTTTGAAGAGGACAAAAGCCCTGAGATGAAGGTGGGAGAGGAGAGTGATCCTACTAAAGCCAATGGAAGAGGTCTGCTGAACGGCATGGACAGAGACTGTAAAGACTTCAA ccCAACTCCTGGAAGCCGTCAAGCTTCTCCCACTGAGGCTGTGGAGAGGATGGGTCCCAGTCAGACAGGTTTGGAGATGATGGGGCAGCACCACCACCCTCATGTTCTCCAACAGCAGAACCCCTCCCAAAACAAGGTCCAAGCTGAGGATTTCCAGAACCAGGAGGCCCAGAACATGGGCGGTATGGAGCAGCAAGCTGGTGTGGAGTCCTTACAGTTTGACTATGCTGGTAATCAGATTCAGGTGGACTCTTCAGGGACTCCAGTTGGATTGTTTGACTACAACTCTCAGCAGCAG ttGTTCCAGAGGTCTAATCCATTGACTGTTCAACAGCTCACTGCAGCTCAGCAGCAACAATATGCACTGGCTGCAGCCCAGCAGCAGCATCTTG CTGGCCTTGCTCCTGCGTTTGTGCCAAACCCTTACATCATTAATGCTGCCCCACCTGGAGCTGATCCCTACACTGCTGCTGGgttggcagcagcagcaacgctTGCAG GCCCCACAGTTGTTCCACCACAGTACTACGGCGTCCCTTGGGGTGTGTACCCAGCTAATCTTTTCCAGCAGCAGCCTGCATCTACTGCCAATCACTCGGCCAATCAGCAAGCATCCAGTCAAGGGCCAGGGCCAGGGCAACCACAG GTGATGCGCACTGGAACCAACCAGCGACCTCTTACACCTGGGCAAGGCCAGCAGAGCCAGCAGGAATCCctagctgcagcagctgctgcaaaCCCTGCATTGGCATACACAGGAATGCCTG GTTATCAGGTTTTGGCCCCTGCAGCTTACTATGACCAGACTGGAGCTTTGGTAATGGGCCCTGGTGCCCGCACCGGTCTGGGTGGGCCTGTTCGTCTAGTCCAAACCCCACTTCTTATCAACCATGCAGCGGCGCAGGCTg cagcagcagtgtctgCATCTGGCTCCGGTAACAACATGTCTGGTCCTCCAGCCAACGGACTGTACCGCTCCATGCCTCAGGCTCAACCTcagccgcagcagcagcaggctccTCCACCCAGCAGCGGCCTGCCCTCCAGCTCATTCTACGGATCTGGATCAGTCCCTAACACCTCTCAGAGCAGCTCCCTTTTCTCTCACACCTCTGCTGCCCCACCACCCCCAAGCTCTTCCCTGGGCTTCAGCAGCACCGGCGGCTCTCTTGGCGTTGGCCTGGGCTCTGCTCTTGGGGGTTTTGGCTCTTCTG TATCCAGCTCGACCAGTAGCAGTGTATCCCGCAGGGATTCCCTGTTGGCAAGTTCTGACCTATACAAACGAGGTGGCAGCAGTTTAACTCCCATTGGGCAGCCGTTTTATAACAGCCTGGGTTACTCCTCTTCACCTAGCCCCATTGGCCTTACACCAGGTCATTCCCCACTCACTCCTCCGCCATCTTTGCCCTCTTCCCATGGATCCTCTTCCAGCCTTCACCTAG GTGGCCTGACAAATGGCAGTGGTCGTTACATTTCTGCAGCTCCCGGAGCTGAGGCCAAATACCGGAGCACAGGCAGCACGTCCAGTCTGTTCAATTCCAGCAGCCAGTTGTTCCCTCCCTCACGGCCCCGCTACAGCCGCTCTGATGTCATGCCATCTGGACGCAGCCGCCTATTGGAAGACTTCAGGAACAACCGTTTTCCAAACCTCCAGCTCCGTGACTTGCCTGGACACATGGTGGAGTTCTCTCAAGACCAGCACGGATCCAG ATTTATCCAGCAGAAGCTAGAGAGGGCCACTCCTGCTGAGAGACAGATGGTGTTTGGAGAGATTTTGCAAGCAGCATACCAACTGATGACTGATGTATTTGGGAATTATGTCATCCAAAAGTTCTTTGAG TTTGGAAGTGCAGACCAGAAACTTGCTTTAGCGACCCGTATCCGCGGACACGTCCTTCCCCTGGCGTTGCAGATGTATGGGTGCAGGGTCATTCAGAAAGCCCTGGAGTCCATTTCCTCAGACCAGCAGGTAATT AGCGACATTGTCCGTGAGCTTGATGGCCATGTGCTGAAGTGTGTGAAAGACCAGAATGGGAACCATGTGGTACAGAAGTGCATTGAATGTGTCCAGCCTCAGGCCCTTCAGTTCATCATTGATGCCTTCCAGGGACAG gTTTTTGTACTTTCCACACACCCCTATGGCTGCAGAGTTATCCAAAGGATCTTGGAGCACTGCACCCAGGAGCAAACTCTGCCCATCCTGGAAGAGCTTCATCAGCACTCTGAACAGCTGGGCCAG AAATATCAAGGCGTATCATTGGAGATGACACCCAAAACATATTATACAGTGTCCCGTGATGCACTGTTCAAG GATCAGTACGGTAACTACGTCATTCAGCATGTTTTGGAGCATGGCAGACCAGAAGATAAGAGCAAGATAGTGGCAGAGGTGCGCGGGAAGGTTCTTGTCCTGAGCCAGCATAAATTTGCAAG taatGTGGTGGAGAAGTGTGTGATCCACTCCTCGCGTGCAGAGAGAGCTCTGCTGATAGATGAAGTGTGCTGCCAGAAGGACGGGCCCCACAGCGCCTTGTACACCATGATGAAAGACCAGTACGCCAACTATGTTGTCCAAAGAATGATCGACATGGCAGAACCTGCTCAGCGTAAAATCATCATGCACAAG ATCCGGCCTCACATTGCCACTTTGCGTAAGTACACCTACGGGAAGCACATTCTAGCCAAGCTAGAGAAGTACTACATGAAGAGTGGATCTGAACTGGGTCCAATCGGCGGTCCCACGAATGGTCTGATGTAG
- the pum2 gene encoding pumilio homolog 2 isoform X5, with the protein MSIPCSILGMNDVAWQETRGGMLHANGAPESGGVRVHGGGPLATVGGAGQAPGGPHIQGMDRVPNPTPGTPQPPLSGRSQDDATVGYFFQRQPGEQLVSCTPSKHRWPTGDANHVDQTAALGAFSDQSSVVRAVDEMNYDFQALALESRGMGELLPAKKLWDSDELAKDGRKGMLLGEEWRDNAWGSSHHSVSQPIMVQRRPGQGFHGNGDANSVLSPRSEGGGLGVSMVEYVLSSSPGDKMDGRYRNGGYGAGDADQDGREKSDAQEKVSPFEEDKSPEMKVGEESDPTKANGRGLLNGMDRDCKDFNPTPGSRQASPTEAVERMGPSQTGLEMMGQHHHPHVLQQQNPSQNKVQAEDFQNQEAQNMGGMEQQAGVESLQFDYAGNQIQVDSSGTPVGLFDYNSQQQLFQRSNPLTVQQLTAAQQQQYALAAAQQQHLAGLAPAFVPNPYIINAAPPGADPYTAAGLAAAATLAGPTVVPPQYYGVPWGVYPANLFQQQPASTANHSANQQASSQGPGPGQPQVMRTGTNQRPLTPGQGQQSQQESLAAAAAANPALAYTGMPGYQVLAPAAYYDQTGALVMGPGARTGLGGPVRLVQTPLLINHAAAQAAAAVSASGSGNNMSGPPANGLYRSMPQAQPQPQQQQAPPPSSGLPSSSFYGSGSVPNTSQSSSLFSHTSAAPPPPSSSLGFSSTGGSLGVGLGSALGGFGSSVSSSTSSSVSRRDSLLASSDLYKRGGSSLTPIGQPFYNSLGYSSSPSPIGLTPGHSPLTPPPSLPSSHGSSSSLHLGGLTNGSGRYISAAPGAEAKYRSTGSTSSLFNSSSQLFPPSRPRYSRSDVMPSGRSRLLEDFRNNRFPNLQLRDLPGHMVEFSQDQHGSRFIQQKLERATPAERQMVFGEILQAAYQLMTDVFGNYVIQKFFEFGSADQKLALATRIRGHVLPLALQMYGCRVIQKALESISSDQQVISDIVRELDGHVLKCVKDQNGNHVVQKCIECVQPQALQFIIDAFQGQVFVLSTHPYGCRVIQRILEHCTQEQTLPILEELHQHSEQLGQDQYGNYVIQHVLEHGRPEDKSKIVAEVRGKVLVLSQHKFASNVVEKCVIHSSRAERALLIDEVCCQKDGPHSALYTMMKDQYANYVVQRMIDMAEPAQRKIIMHKIRPHIATLRKYTYGKHILAKLEKYYMKSGSELGPIGGPTNGLM; encoded by the exons ATGAGCATTCCATGCAGCATCCTAGGTATGAATGACGTGGCCTGGCAGGAGACAAGAGGTGGGATGCTGCATGCAAACGGTGCTCCTGAGTCTGGGGGTGTCCGAGTTCATGGCGGAGGGCCCCTAGCCACAGTTGGGGGAGCTGGTCAGGCTCCTGGAGGGCCACATATACAGGGCATGGACAGGGTTCCTAACCCTACCCCAGGTACCCCACAGCCCCCGCTGAGCGGGAGGTCTCAGGATGACGCCACAGTAGGATACTTCTTTCAGAGGCAGCCTGGGGAGCAGCTTGTGAGTTGCACACCTAGCAAGCATCGCTGGCCTACTGGGGATGCCAATCATGTCGATCAG ACTGCTGCACTCGGGGCTTTCAGTGATCAAAGCAGCGTA GTCCGTGCAGTGGATGAAATGAACTATGATTTTCAAGCTCTTGCTTTGGAGTCGAGGGGGATGGGAGAG cttTTGCCAGCAAAAAAGCTCTGGGATTCTGATGAGCTGGCCAAAGATGGCAGGAAAGGAATGCTTCTTGGAGAAGAGTGGAGAGACAATGCATGGGGATCATCTC ATCATTCAGTGTCTCAGCCAATCATGGTGCAGCGACGGCCAGGCCAGGGTTTCCATGGGAATGGTGATGCCAATTCTGTGCTTTCACCTCGCTCAGAAGGCGGAGGTCTCGGCGTGAGCATGGTGGAGTACGTCCTGAGTTCGTCCCCTGGTGACAAGATGGATGGCCGCTACAGGAATGGTGGCTAT GGTGCAGGAGATGCTGACCAAGATGGGAGAGAGAAAAGTGATGCGCAAGAGAAGGTGTCGCCTTTTGAAGAGGACAAAAGCCCTGAGATGAAGGTGGGAGAGGAGAGTGATCCTACTAAAGCCAATGGAAGAGGTCTGCTGAACGGCATGGACAGAGACTGTAAAGACTTCAA ccCAACTCCTGGAAGCCGTCAAGCTTCTCCCACTGAGGCTGTGGAGAGGATGGGTCCCAGTCAGACAGGTTTGGAGATGATGGGGCAGCACCACCACCCTCATGTTCTCCAACAGCAGAACCCCTCCCAAAACAAGGTCCAAGCTGAGGATTTCCAGAACCAGGAGGCCCAGAACATGGGCGGTATGGAGCAGCAAGCTGGTGTGGAGTCCTTACAGTTTGACTATGCTGGTAATCAGATTCAGGTGGACTCTTCAGGGACTCCAGTTGGATTGTTTGACTACAACTCTCAGCAGCAG ttGTTCCAGAGGTCTAATCCATTGACTGTTCAACAGCTCACTGCAGCTCAGCAGCAACAATATGCACTGGCTGCAGCCCAGCAGCAGCATCTTG CTGGCCTTGCTCCTGCGTTTGTGCCAAACCCTTACATCATTAATGCTGCCCCACCTGGAGCTGATCCCTACACTGCTGCTGGgttggcagcagcagcaacgctTGCAG GCCCCACAGTTGTTCCACCACAGTACTACGGCGTCCCTTGGGGTGTGTACCCAGCTAATCTTTTCCAGCAGCAGCCTGCATCTACTGCCAATCACTCGGCCAATCAGCAAGCATCCAGTCAAGGGCCAGGGCCAGGGCAACCACAG GTGATGCGCACTGGAACCAACCAGCGACCTCTTACACCTGGGCAAGGCCAGCAGAGCCAGCAGGAATCCctagctgcagcagctgctgcaaaCCCTGCATTGGCATACACAGGAATGCCTG GTTATCAGGTTTTGGCCCCTGCAGCTTACTATGACCAGACTGGAGCTTTGGTAATGGGCCCTGGTGCCCGCACCGGTCTGGGTGGGCCTGTTCGTCTAGTCCAAACCCCACTTCTTATCAACCATGCAGCGGCGCAGGCTg cagcagcagtgtctgCATCTGGCTCCGGTAACAACATGTCTGGTCCTCCAGCCAACGGACTGTACCGCTCCATGCCTCAGGCTCAACCTcagccgcagcagcagcaggctccTCCACCCAGCAGCGGCCTGCCCTCCAGCTCATTCTACGGATCTGGATCAGTCCCTAACACCTCTCAGAGCAGCTCCCTTTTCTCTCACACCTCTGCTGCCCCACCACCCCCAAGCTCTTCCCTGGGCTTCAGCAGCACCGGCGGCTCTCTTGGCGTTGGCCTGGGCTCTGCTCTTGGGGGTTTTGGCTCTTCTG TATCCAGCTCGACCAGTAGCAGTGTATCCCGCAGGGATTCCCTGTTGGCAAGTTCTGACCTATACAAACGAGGTGGCAGCAGTTTAACTCCCATTGGGCAGCCGTTTTATAACAGCCTGGGTTACTCCTCTTCACCTAGCCCCATTGGCCTTACACCAGGTCATTCCCCACTCACTCCTCCGCCATCTTTGCCCTCTTCCCATGGATCCTCTTCCAGCCTTCACCTAG GTGGCCTGACAAATGGCAGTGGTCGTTACATTTCTGCAGCTCCCGGAGCTGAGGCCAAATACCGGAGCACAGGCAGCACGTCCAGTCTGTTCAATTCCAGCAGCCAGTTGTTCCCTCCCTCACGGCCCCGCTACAGCCGCTCTGATGTCATGCCATCTGGACGCAGCCGCCTATTGGAAGACTTCAGGAACAACCGTTTTCCAAACCTCCAGCTCCGTGACTTGCCTGGACACATGGTGGAGTTCTCTCAAGACCAGCACGGATCCAG ATTTATCCAGCAGAAGCTAGAGAGGGCCACTCCTGCTGAGAGACAGATGGTGTTTGGAGAGATTTTGCAAGCAGCATACCAACTGATGACTGATGTATTTGGGAATTATGTCATCCAAAAGTTCTTTGAG TTTGGAAGTGCAGACCAGAAACTTGCTTTAGCGACCCGTATCCGCGGACACGTCCTTCCCCTGGCGTTGCAGATGTATGGGTGCAGGGTCATTCAGAAAGCCCTGGAGTCCATTTCCTCAGACCAGCAGGTAATT AGCGACATTGTCCGTGAGCTTGATGGCCATGTGCTGAAGTGTGTGAAAGACCAGAATGGGAACCATGTGGTACAGAAGTGCATTGAATGTGTCCAGCCTCAGGCCCTTCAGTTCATCATTGATGCCTTCCAGGGACAG gTTTTTGTACTTTCCACACACCCCTATGGCTGCAGAGTTATCCAAAGGATCTTGGAGCACTGCACCCAGGAGCAAACTCTGCCCATCCTGGAAGAGCTTCATCAGCACTCTGAACAGCTGGGCCAG GATCAGTACGGTAACTACGTCATTCAGCATGTTTTGGAGCATGGCAGACCAGAAGATAAGAGCAAGATAGTGGCAGAGGTGCGCGGGAAGGTTCTTGTCCTGAGCCAGCATAAATTTGCAAG taatGTGGTGGAGAAGTGTGTGATCCACTCCTCGCGTGCAGAGAGAGCTCTGCTGATAGATGAAGTGTGCTGCCAGAAGGACGGGCCCCACAGCGCCTTGTACACCATGATGAAAGACCAGTACGCCAACTATGTTGTCCAAAGAATGATCGACATGGCAGAACCTGCTCAGCGTAAAATCATCATGCACAAG ATCCGGCCTCACATTGCCACTTTGCGTAAGTACACCTACGGGAAGCACATTCTAGCCAAGCTAGAGAAGTACTACATGAAGAGTGGATCTGAACTGGGTCCAATCGGCGGTCCCACGAATGGTCTGATGTAG